GACATTGGTATTGCAGAAGCAGCCAGTGTTTATACCAATGAACTGTACATGTCGGAATACCTAGGACATACCGTTTTTGAAGAAGATACCGGTTATGTAATCTGCTCCAGACAGAATATGCCGGCTCATGATGCTTTCCCATATATCCAACAGGGGACGCTCGGAATAAAAGCAGCTCATTATTCTACAGACGGCTTGCAATTCTTTGGCCTAAGCTATAAAGATACAAACACGCCTGAGATATTACATTCTGATTTATTAGATTATAATCTCCAATACGAATTTGCTTATACCGCACTTCAGACAGAACCAATTTATTTACAAGGAGAGCATACTTTTGCCTTTTACGGTTTCTTTTTGCCAAACCACAAAGAGGCAGTAAGAACAGCAGAGTACCGGGAACAAATTAAGCAGACCTACGAAAGAATCCGTCATAGAAACTTCAATGCCCATCCGGTAAAGCCTGTCCGTATAAAAGAATACTTTGGCAGCCCCTATTCCTCCCCTTCCTTTACCAAAGGAGAGATTGACGCCTTGTTCCCGGAACGTATATTAGAAGAAGTAGAGAATGATTCTTTGTTTTCTTTTTTTACAAAAGAACATTCCCATGTTGTATCAAAGGAAAAAGAACTTTTAACCGAAAGACCCCATGGTACTATTATTATTACACCACCTGACGTTACAGAGGTTTCCAGCCGGTTAATTTCCTCCACCCAATATATGTACGGTATTTTTAACAGTCATATCGTTATCGGCAATACCGACCTCCATAAATTTCTTTCTACACCAAGGGGCTTTTTAAATCTGTTAAAAAACAGCGGACAGCGTATCTATATTCGTATTGACGGACAGTATCATCTTCTGACACTGCCGGGCTTATTCGAAATGGGAATGAATTATTCCAGATGGTTTTACAAATTACCCGAAGACACTTTGATAATAACCGCTTTTACTGCTGTTTCCAATACAGATCTCATTCTTTCTGTAGTAAGTGATAAGAACGTAACTTACGACTTCATTATTACTAACCAACTTGTTATGGGTAATAACGAATATACAAAGAACTTGGAATATACAGCCATTGAGAAGGGGCTCCGCTTTACCCTTGACAGCACCGTCTACCCAGGTCTTCATTATGACCTGCTTCTGCCGGATGTTGATTTCACCTTAAGCGATGACCGGATATTTTTTGAAGGTGACACTCCCTTTGATGAGACCTTTTTAACCATACATTTAAGAAAAAATTGCTTTACTCTTCTGATAAAGGGCTTTCTTACAGAACCTTCGATAGAGAAAACTACTCAATATGACTTTCTGACAGAAAAAGAAAAGGCACTTTTATTTTACCAAAGGCTAATTAATCACTTTAAGCTGAGCGGCATAACAGGAAATGAAAAAATAGACATCTTAAACGAAACTGCCTGGTGGTATGCACATAATGCTATGGTTCACTATTCCATGCCCCACGGTTTAGAGCAGCCCGGTGGAGCTGCCTGGGGTACCAGAGATGTGTGCCAAGGTCCCATGGAATTTTTCCTGGCTACTCAAAACCATACTATCCTACGGCAAATATTATTAAATATCTATTCCCACCAAAGCTACGAAACAAAGGAATGGCCTCAGTGGTTTATGTTTGATAAGTATTCCATGAATGCCGGTGAATGCCACGGAGATGTTATCTTCTGGCCTCTAAAGTGTGTTGCTGACTATATCCTCGCCTCAGGAGATAAGGATATTTTAAAAGAAATCCTGCCATACGAGGATGCTCCGAAAAAACAGCAAAGTCTGTTAGAACATATCCGTCTTGCTCTGAAAAATCTTAAGGAAACCAGGTTTGTAAAGGATACAGGTTTGATTACCTATGCAGGCGGTGACTGGGATGATACCCTGCAACCTGCCAGTGAAGAATTAAAAGTTAAGCTTGTAAGTTCCTGGACCGTAGCACTTGCTTATCAGACTTTTACTGCTTTAAACACTGCTCTAAAAGATACAGAACCTGCGCTTGCGCAAGAATTTTCTATCCTTTCAGGTATGGTAAA
The nucleotide sequence above comes from Anaerocolumna cellulosilytica. Encoded proteins:
- a CDS encoding GH36-type glycosyl hydrolase domain-containing protein; its protein translation is MMKKISCFMDISQGNMGYRFLPSGDVFSFTYTHSRGEYLINQFRGNVKDGSANNIYLRIYDNGYPVNIYPLLGIQSASRLLFSEEALVYEGIVEDISYQVTFSPEGSLWFWNISLWGNDKEVDVIYGQDIGIAEAASVYTNELYMSEYLGHTVFEEDTGYVICSRQNMPAHDAFPYIQQGTLGIKAAHYSTDGLQFFGLSYKDTNTPEILHSDLLDYNLQYEFAYTALQTEPIYLQGEHTFAFYGFFLPNHKEAVRTAEYREQIKQTYERIRHRNFNAHPVKPVRIKEYFGSPYSSPSFTKGEIDALFPERILEEVENDSLFSFFTKEHSHVVSKEKELLTERPHGTIIITPPDVTEVSSRLISSTQYMYGIFNSHIVIGNTDLHKFLSTPRGFLNLLKNSGQRIYIRIDGQYHLLTLPGLFEMGMNYSRWFYKLPEDTLIITAFTAVSNTDLILSVVSDKNVTYDFIITNQLVMGNNEYTKNLEYTAIEKGLRFTLDSTVYPGLHYDLLLPDVDFTLSDDRIFFEGDTPFDETFLTIHLRKNCFTLLIKGFLTEPSIEKTTQYDFLTEKEKALLFYQRLINHFKLSGITGNEKIDILNETAWWYAHNAMVHYSMPHGLEQPGGAAWGTRDVCQGPMEFFLATQNHTILRQILLNIYSHQSYETKEWPQWFMFDKYSMNAGECHGDVIFWPLKCVADYILASGDKDILKEILPYEDAPKKQQSLLEHIRLALKNLKETRFVKDTGLITYAGGDWDDTLQPASEELKVKLVSSWTVALAYQTFTALNTALKDTEPALAQEFSILSGMVKDAFCNILIKDHIIAGFLECGDTYRHMLHPADDTTGIHYRLLPMTRSIIAELADKEQSKKNVSVIQQNLKCPDGVRLMDQPAHYDGGVSRLFKRAEQAANVGREISLQYTHAHIRYIEAMAKLGAGKEAWDSLFVINPILIRKTVANANIRQSNLYFSSSEGAFKDRYEYEQHFELLKTGDIKVKGGWRLYSSGPGIYFRQLVSHVLGIRFTKDGIIIDPVLPRELDGLRFTYTCFGKTFTFLYQIGESDETKITSQGKEISAKVLNNPYRTAGLLIAKEDLLTCDEYLTIHVKAFT